From the Candidatus Binatia bacterium genome, one window contains:
- a CDS encoding prolyl oligopeptidase family serine peptidase: MSSQHAPFVLFLVFWGATGSEASVAYTASQIFRPVVGDAAGDTNADGRATAADLVGKVLGHKNPTEDGPYGTGFRRIDVIKPSETRAGESRRLLTSVWYPAAPGTFPSDSMPGGQALAPFAPDLNAPLPLLLFSHGSCGFDRQSIFLVRRLATWGFIVAAPPHPGNTTSEFQTCMTPAALAESFVNRPADIIAVLDRMLQENADPDSFWFRRINPERIGVLGHSFGGLTTLRVLARDARFIAGLALAPVVRTIQDEVRSVHQPTMIQVGTLDSLLADARLGYDLLAGTRMLVEIERMTHSPFSDFCLECTPESLSAAEAHLYALRFAVPFLLSFVGGDHRFALFLGPDSVPPGVRYLVDNNQR; this comes from the coding sequence ATGAGTTCGCAACACGCTCCGTTTGTCTTGTTCCTCGTTTTCTGGGGAGCCACAGGCAGCGAAGCGAGCGTTGCGTACACAGCGAGCCAAATCTTTCGCCCCGTGGTTGGCGACGCGGCTGGAGATACGAATGCCGACGGGCGCGCGACGGCCGCAGACCTTGTGGGCAAAGTGTTGGGGCACAAGAATCCCACCGAGGACGGTCCGTATGGCACGGGCTTCCGCCGGATCGATGTCATTAAGCCGTCGGAAACCCGAGCCGGCGAATCTCGGCGCTTGCTGACCAGCGTGTGGTATCCGGCTGCTCCAGGAACTTTTCCGTCGGACAGCATGCCCGGCGGACAAGCCCTCGCCCCGTTTGCCCCCGACCTGAATGCCCCATTACCCTTGTTGCTGTTTTCGCATGGATCCTGCGGCTTCGATCGGCAGTCGATCTTTCTCGTGCGCCGCTTGGCCACTTGGGGCTTTATCGTCGCCGCCCCCCCGCACCCGGGGAACACGACATCGGAATTTCAAACGTGCATGACCCCGGCAGCGCTGGCCGAATCGTTCGTCAACCGGCCGGCTGACATCATTGCCGTGCTCGACCGTATGCTACAAGAAAACGCCGACCCAGATTCGTTTTGGTTCCGACGCATCAATCCAGAGCGGATCGGCGTGCTTGGCCATTCGTTTGGAGGATTAACGACATTACGGGTGCTCGCTCGCGACGCACGATTCATCGCTGGTTTAGCGTTGGCCCCTGTGGTGCGGACGATCCAGGACGAGGTCCGCTCCGTTCACCAACCGACGATGATTCAAGTGGGAACGTTAGATTCATTGCTTGCCGATGCGCGGCTTGGCTACGACTTGCTTGCCGGCACCCGCATGCTGGTGGAAATCGAGCGCATGACCCATTCTCCCTTTTCCGACTTTTGTCTCGAGTGCACACCGGAGAGCCTGAGCGCGGCAGAGGCCCACCTTTACGCTCTTCGCTTTGCTGTGCCTTTTCTCCTCTCGTTCGTCGGCGGTGACCACCGGTTCGCCCTCTTTCTTGGTCCGGACTCCGTTCCCCCCGGAGTCCGCTACCTGGTCGACAACAACCAACGGTGA
- a CDS encoding alkaline phosphatase family protein encodes MGKLSIVTVALVALLLGATLVWKKLSNPPAPKLIVLGVDGLDHRVAEGMIARGELPALAQLYRRGAVGTVRNSDLGLPAISPAIWTTYVTGVTHEQHGVHGFVFETPEGAWELFRSLDRKVPAIWEMLSEAEKTIGVVNWWFSFPPEAVRGFVVSDRYFESEVEGLSAITHGRTTHKEAPAVYPVELVGRLGASRAEKLPRVLSANEAAMLDGAMLNLAYAAVRIVPVDVLLVYLNGLDRVSHMTWDAADPERLGGSEVREHMHTVDGYVARLLSWAGERAHLVVLSDHGFEANPNGEPRGVHESKEAADAGVLLLIGPAIQPGTKLGEVSPLDVLPTLLALVDSPLPEGAQGTILRQAFRPGSRDFAALENRRRYSRLPAVEGRARVAGDVVDQVDQATKERLRALGYIE; translated from the coding sequence ATGGGAAAGTTATCAATTGTCACCGTCGCATTGGTCGCTCTGCTTTTAGGTGCAACGCTGGTCTGGAAGAAACTTTCGAACCCACCAGCACCAAAGCTGATCGTTCTTGGTGTTGATGGGTTGGACCATCGAGTGGCGGAGGGCATGATCGCCAGGGGTGAGTTGCCGGCGCTGGCGCAGCTTTACCGGAGGGGCGCGGTGGGCACTGTGCGGAATTCCGATCTCGGTTTGCCGGCGATCTCGCCAGCGATTTGGACAACCTATGTTACGGGCGTCACGCACGAGCAACACGGAGTGCACGGTTTCGTGTTTGAGACGCCAGAAGGAGCTTGGGAGTTGTTTCGTTCGTTGGACCGGAAAGTTCCGGCAATATGGGAGATGCTATCCGAGGCCGAAAAGACCATTGGAGTGGTAAATTGGTGGTTTTCGTTCCCCCCGGAGGCGGTGCGTGGGTTTGTGGTGTCGGATCGTTATTTCGAATCGGAAGTCGAGGGCCTTTCGGCCATTACGCACGGACGAACGACGCATAAGGAGGCCCCCGCCGTATACCCAGTGGAACTCGTTGGACGTTTAGGCGCTTCGCGCGCGGAAAAGCTCCCCAGAGTACTGTCTGCAAACGAGGCGGCTATGCTCGATGGGGCAATGTTGAACTTGGCTTACGCGGCTGTGCGGATCGTGCCGGTAGATGTTTTGTTGGTGTACCTCAACGGGCTCGACCGTGTTTCCCACATGACGTGGGACGCCGCCGATCCTGAGAGACTTGGTGGATCGGAGGTGCGTGAACACATGCACACTGTGGATGGCTACGTGGCTCGTTTGCTGTCCTGGGCCGGGGAACGCGCTCACCTCGTGGTGCTGTCGGACCATGGTTTTGAAGCGAACCCCAACGGGGAGCCTCGTGGCGTTCACGAAAGCAAAGAAGCCGCGGATGCCGGCGTTTTGTTGCTAATCGGACCCGCAATCCAACCGGGAACAAAATTGGGCGAGGTAAGCCCACTCGACGTGCTGCCGACCTTGCTTGCTCTGGTGGACTCGCCACTGCCCGAGGGCGCCCAAGGAACCATTTTGCGTCAAGCATTTCGCCCTGGCAGTCGCGATTTCGCTGCTCTGGAAAACCGCCGGCGTTATAGCCGGCTTCCCGCGGTCGAGGGACGCGCGCGTGTGGCTGGAGATGTTGTGGATCAAGTAGACCAAGCCACGAAGGAGCGCTTGCGGGCCTTGGGCTACATCGAGTGA
- a CDS encoding enoyl-CoA hydratase-related protein produces the protein MAPNCEHLRLNGDGGTLWVTIDRPDCRNALSLQTWNELYAVVSWVRTQPFRVVVLTGGGEEAFVSGADIREFPAARANPEQALEYDRTSHRALAAIAELDQPVIAMINGLCFGGGVALALACDVRLGASEARFCVPAVRLGLSYPLHMGIAPLVRTVGPTAAADLLLSGRVLSADEALRVGLLTRVVPRPDLRAETHAYAQRLVENAPLTMAAHKAAIRALMRELPPAAQGVEEKIRRCFASEDYREGVEAFLQKRKPNFRGR, from the coding sequence ATGGCGCCAAACTGCGAGCATCTAAGGCTGAACGGAGACGGCGGGACGTTATGGGTGACGATCGACCGGCCCGATTGCCGCAACGCGTTGAGCTTGCAGACGTGGAATGAACTTTACGCAGTCGTGAGCTGGGTGCGCACGCAACCATTTCGGGTCGTGGTGCTCACCGGCGGTGGCGAAGAGGCGTTCGTGTCCGGGGCCGACATCCGCGAGTTTCCGGCGGCCCGCGCCAACCCGGAGCAAGCACTGGAATACGATCGCACCAGCCACCGCGCACTCGCTGCGATCGCCGAGCTCGACCAACCCGTGATTGCCATGATCAATGGCCTCTGTTTCGGTGGCGGCGTAGCGCTGGCCCTGGCGTGCGACGTGCGCCTGGGGGCGTCGGAAGCACGCTTTTGTGTGCCAGCGGTGCGCTTAGGGTTGTCGTATCCGCTGCACATGGGGATTGCCCCTTTGGTGCGCACGGTCGGTCCCACCGCTGCAGCCGATTTGCTGCTGTCTGGGCGGGTCCTCAGCGCAGACGAAGCCCTGCGCGTCGGCTTGCTCACCCGCGTCGTGCCTCGGCCCGACCTGCGAGCCGAAACCCACGCGTATGCGCAGCGGTTGGTCGAGAACGCTCCCCTCACCATGGCCGCACATAAAGCAGCGATTCGAGCTCTCATGCGGGAGTTGCCGCCCGCGGCACAGGGGGTGGAGGAAAAAATTCGGCGCTGCTTTGCCAGCGAGGATTACCGCGAGGGCGTCGAGGCGTTTCTCCAAAAGCGCAAGCCCAATTTTCGCGGCCGCTGA
- the ppdK gene encoding pyruvate, phosphate dikinase, which yields MKKKGSKQGKKTTRSLKTAGRKKTSARTVAGKKVAAARQRRARAHPRAVAALDRAQPSPPLAKTRPQPSKKPRYVYFFGGGRADGNAQMKDLLGGKGANLAEMAGLGLPVPPGFTITTEVCTYYYAHNQTYPPGLREEVERALAHVEQLVGRRFGDLDNPLLVSVRSGARASMPGMMDTVLNLGLNDSTVQGLIKMSGNERFAYDAYRRFVAMYGDVVLGLKPQSKTEIDPFEAILQRKKEQRGVRLDTELTAADLRELVMEFKQAIRDRLGVNFPEDPQEQLWGAIGAVFRSWMNERAIVYRKLNNIPEDWGTAVNVQSMVFGNLGEDSGTGVAFTRDPATGENVLYGEFLMNAQGEDVVAGIRTPIPIAALERENPRAYEQLLQIRRILERHYRDMMDIEFTIERGKLYMLQCRVGKRTGVAALRIAVDMVRERLISAREALLRVEPEQLEQLLRPTFVPAAKQQAIAEHRLLAKGLNAGPGAATGRIYFHAEDAEAAKARGEKVILVRIETSPEDIRGMAAAEGILTARGGMTSHAALVGRQMGKVCVVGCEALQIDYAAGEMRVAGTPHVLRTGDAIAIDGTTGEVFLGEIATQPSDIVRVLVDKTLAPSDSPLYERFAQLMQWADRERKLGVWANADLAEQCAQAVAFGAEGIGLCRTEHMFFGEGKIGPMRQMILAETAEERRAALAKLLPLQRSDFEGIFRVMRGKPVTIRTLDPPLHEFLPHDEQGQRELAAEMGIPFERVRARVEALHEFNPMLGFRGCRLGIVYPEITEMQARAIFEAAANVAQEGIPVMPEVMIPLVGHRKELELQAQVVRRVAEEVCRERGVKLRYHVGTMIEVPRGAVTADEIAQEAEFFSFGTNDLTQMTLGVSRDDAGRFLVRYVADFEIYPRDPFESLDVAGVGALMRIAVEKGRRVKPKLKIGICGEHGGDPASIKFCHALGLDYVSCSPFRVAIARLAAAHAALTGAQARAGD from the coding sequence ATGAAGAAAAAGGGGAGCAAGCAAGGCAAGAAAACAACTCGCAGCCTGAAAACAGCCGGGCGGAAAAAAACCAGTGCAAGAACCGTGGCCGGGAAGAAGGTAGCCGCGGCGCGCCAGCGCCGGGCGCGCGCGCACCCACGGGCTGTGGCGGCGCTCGACCGCGCCCAGCCCTCGCCTCCGTTAGCGAAAACCCGACCGCAACCGAGCAAAAAGCCGCGCTACGTGTACTTCTTTGGCGGCGGGCGCGCTGACGGCAATGCGCAAATGAAGGATTTGCTCGGCGGCAAGGGGGCCAATTTGGCGGAAATGGCTGGGCTCGGTTTGCCGGTGCCGCCAGGGTTCACGATCACAACCGAGGTCTGCACTTACTACTATGCACACAACCAAACCTACCCGCCTGGCTTGCGCGAGGAAGTGGAACGGGCGCTCGCTCATGTAGAGCAGCTTGTCGGTCGCCGCTTCGGAGATCTGGACAATCCGTTGCTCGTTTCGGTGCGCTCGGGCGCCCGCGCCTCTATGCCGGGCATGATGGATACAGTGCTCAACCTCGGCCTCAATGACAGCACCGTGCAAGGCCTCATCAAAATGAGCGGCAACGAGCGCTTTGCTTACGACGCCTACCGCCGTTTCGTGGCGATGTATGGCGATGTGGTGTTGGGGCTCAAGCCGCAGTCGAAAACCGAGATCGACCCCTTCGAAGCCATCCTGCAGCGCAAAAAGGAGCAGCGCGGTGTGCGCCTCGATACCGAGCTCACCGCTGCGGATTTGCGCGAGCTCGTGATGGAGTTCAAACAGGCGATTCGCGACCGCCTGGGCGTGAACTTTCCCGAGGACCCGCAGGAACAATTGTGGGGCGCGATCGGCGCTGTGTTTCGTTCTTGGATGAACGAGCGCGCCATCGTCTACCGCAAGCTCAACAACATTCCGGAAGATTGGGGCACGGCGGTCAATGTGCAGTCGATGGTGTTCGGCAACTTGGGGGAAGATTCCGGCACCGGCGTGGCCTTCACGCGCGACCCGGCCACGGGGGAAAACGTACTTTACGGCGAGTTCCTGATGAACGCGCAAGGGGAAGACGTCGTCGCCGGTATCCGCACGCCCATTCCGATCGCCGCGCTCGAACGGGAAAACCCGCGCGCGTATGAGCAACTCCTGCAAATTCGCCGCATTCTCGAGCGCCATTATCGCGACATGATGGACATCGAGTTCACCATCGAGCGCGGCAAGCTGTACATGTTGCAGTGTCGTGTCGGAAAACGCACCGGCGTGGCGGCGCTGCGCATTGCCGTCGACATGGTGCGGGAGCGCTTGATTTCCGCCCGCGAAGCGTTGCTTCGAGTAGAACCCGAACAACTCGAGCAGCTCTTGCGTCCGACCTTTGTCCCCGCAGCCAAACAGCAAGCCATTGCCGAACATCGCCTCCTCGCCAAGGGGCTGAACGCTGGCCCTGGGGCGGCAACCGGACGCATCTACTTCCACGCAGAAGATGCTGAAGCCGCCAAGGCGCGGGGAGAAAAAGTGATTCTCGTGCGCATCGAAACCTCACCGGAAGACATCCGGGGGATGGCAGCGGCCGAAGGGATTCTCACGGCGCGCGGCGGCATGACCTCGCACGCCGCGCTGGTCGGCCGGCAAATGGGCAAGGTGTGCGTGGTGGGCTGCGAAGCTTTGCAAATCGACTACGCCGCCGGAGAAATGCGCGTCGCCGGCACGCCGCACGTTCTGCGCACGGGCGATGCCATCGCCATCGACGGCACAACCGGTGAGGTGTTCCTCGGGGAAATTGCCACACAGCCGAGCGACATCGTGCGCGTGCTGGTGGATAAGACCCTGGCACCGAGCGACTCGCCGCTGTACGAGCGTTTTGCGCAGCTCATGCAGTGGGCCGACCGCGAGCGCAAACTCGGCGTGTGGGCCAATGCCGACCTTGCCGAACAATGCGCGCAAGCAGTGGCGTTCGGGGCGGAAGGGATTGGGCTCTGTCGCACCGAGCACATGTTTTTCGGCGAAGGCAAGATCGGCCCGATGCGCCAAATGATTTTGGCGGAAACCGCCGAGGAGCGGCGCGCGGCGCTCGCCAAGCTCTTGCCGCTTCAGCGCAGCGACTTCGAAGGGATCTTTCGCGTGATGCGCGGCAAACCCGTGACCATCCGCACCCTCGATCCGCCGCTGCACGAATTCCTACCGCATGACGAACAAGGTCAGCGTGAGCTCGCGGCGGAAATGGGTATCCCGTTCGAGCGCGTGCGCGCGCGTGTGGAAGCGCTGCACGAGTTCAACCCAATGTTGGGCTTCCGCGGTTGCCGGCTTGGCATTGTGTATCCCGAAATCACCGAAATGCAGGCACGAGCAATTTTCGAAGCTGCAGCGAATGTGGCACAGGAAGGCATCCCCGTGATGCCCGAGGTGATGATTCCGTTGGTCGGACACCGAAAGGAACTCGAGCTGCAAGCCCAAGTGGTGCGGCGGGTGGCGGAAGAGGTGTGCCGCGAACGGGGCGTCAAACTGCGGTACCACGTCGGCACCATGATTGAAGTCCCGCGCGGTGCGGTGACGGCCGACGAAATTGCTCAGGAAGCCGAATTTTTCTCCTTCGGGACCAATGACCTCACGCAAATGACTCTGGGGGTGTCGCGCGACGATGCCGGGCGTTTTTTGGTCCGCTACGTGGCCGATTTCGAAATCTACCCGCGGGATCCGTTCGAGTCGCTTGACGTCGCTGGCGTCGGCGCACTGATGCGGATCGCTGTGGAAAAGGGCCGGCGGGTGAAACCCAAGCTAAAGATCGGGATCTGCGGCGAGCATGGGGGCGATCCGGCGAGCATCAAGTTTTGCCACGCTCTCGGGTTGGATTACGTGTCGTGCTCACCGTTCCGCGTGGCCATCGCTCGGCTAGCCGCTGCTCACGCGGCGCTGACCGGCGCACAAGCGCGCGCTGGCGACTGA
- a CDS encoding glycine--tRNA ligase, producing MNRPVTMEKIVNLAKRRGFAFQSSEIYGGLASCWDYGPIGVELKRNVKDAWWRDMVMRRADIVGIDCSILMHPRVWEASGHVAGFTDPLVDCKLCKERFRADKLMDAQCPRKPSKHPGECEGELTEARQFNLMFKTFMGPVEDTASVVFMRPETAQGIFVNFLNVLHTSRQKVPFGIAQIGKSFRNEITPGNFLFRTREFEQMEMEFFVRPGEDEKWYEYWREERLRWYTKYGIRRENLRLREHAPDELAHYAKACVDVEYHFPFGWSELEGIANRTDFDLRRHAEYSGKDLSYYDEETKERFYPYVIEPAAGADRATLAFLVDAYDEDVADGEPRVVLRFHPRIAPVKVAVFPLLRKEGQPEKAMEIADLLRQHFTVQYDQSGSIGRRYRRQDEIGTPFGVTVDHQTMQDGTVTLRDRDTMQQERIPVERLVEELKRRIEV from the coding sequence ATGAATCGGCCGGTCACCATGGAGAAAATCGTGAATCTCGCCAAACGGCGAGGCTTCGCCTTCCAATCGAGCGAAATTTACGGCGGTTTAGCGAGCTGTTGGGACTATGGCCCCATAGGCGTCGAGTTAAAGCGTAACGTTAAAGATGCTTGGTGGCGTGACATGGTTATGCGCCGCGCCGACATCGTCGGCATCGATTGCTCCATCCTTATGCACCCGCGGGTGTGGGAAGCCTCCGGACACGTGGCGGGCTTCACCGATCCGCTGGTGGACTGCAAGCTTTGCAAGGAACGGTTTCGGGCGGACAAACTCATGGATGCGCAATGCCCGCGCAAACCATCGAAACACCCCGGCGAATGCGAGGGGGAACTGACGGAAGCACGTCAGTTCAATCTGATGTTCAAAACCTTCATGGGTCCGGTGGAAGACACCGCCAGCGTCGTCTTCATGCGCCCGGAAACAGCGCAAGGCATTTTCGTCAACTTCCTCAACGTCCTCCACACTTCGCGGCAAAAGGTTCCCTTCGGCATTGCGCAAATCGGCAAGTCGTTTCGCAACGAAATTACGCCCGGCAATTTTCTCTTCCGCACCCGCGAATTCGAGCAAATGGAGATGGAATTTTTCGTGCGTCCGGGCGAGGACGAGAAATGGTACGAGTACTGGCGGGAGGAGCGCTTGCGCTGGTACACGAAATACGGCATTCGCCGCGAAAATTTGCGCCTGCGCGAGCACGCTCCCGACGAACTGGCGCATTACGCCAAAGCGTGTGTGGACGTGGAATACCACTTCCCCTTCGGCTGGTCGGAGCTCGAAGGCATTGCCAACCGCACGGATTTCGATTTGCGTCGCCACGCTGAGTACAGCGGCAAGGATTTGAGCTACTACGACGAGGAAACCAAGGAGCGCTTTTACCCCTACGTGATCGAGCCGGCAGCCGGAGCCGACCGGGCAACGCTGGCGTTCTTGGTTGACGCATACGACGAGGATGTTGCCGACGGCGAGCCACGCGTGGTGCTGCGGTTTCATCCACGTATCGCGCCGGTAAAAGTTGCCGTGTTCCCCTTACTCCGTAAAGAAGGCCAGCCGGAGAAGGCCATGGAGATTGCGGATCTCTTGCGACAGCACTTCACGGTGCAGTACGACCAGTCGGGTTCCATCGGTCGCCGCTACCGGCGGCAGGATGAAATCGGCACTCCCTTCGGTGTTACCGTGGATCATCAAACGATGCAGGATGGTACGGTTACCTTGCGCGACCGTGACACCATGCAGCAGGAGCGCATTCCGGTGGAGCGTTTGGTGGAAGAACTCAAGAGGCGGATCGAGGTATGA
- a CDS encoding acyltransferase, producing MPEIDFVRAISIVAVVAIHSFLFFGEKARPASLDVLAVGTRFAVPAFFFVAGFLAARGPVASPALYIRSRLQRLLVPYVIASAITLLSGFSDGGARSIGDVVFALLFASAWGPYYFVFVLVALVLVTPFMLRLPFRLLVVFCILLLVCTYWFEHYPLFGVRSLFWAFRNPLRWGSFYVAGIVARPWLERTQIWAVPRVLMCALLLSMSAIALLGLTVQLPTLSASRAVAQLSLIWATIVALLAWGRLLPPVVPISWLSEASYSIYLYHLFFVRGLLPPTPPWPSVTVRTFAFGGALMLSVAFVWLIRRALGPKARLLFG from the coding sequence GTGCCTGAGATTGATTTCGTCAGAGCTATTTCCATCGTGGCGGTAGTTGCGATCCACTCATTTCTCTTTTTTGGGGAGAAAGCACGGCCCGCCTCGCTGGATGTCTTGGCCGTCGGAACCCGTTTTGCTGTTCCCGCATTTTTCTTTGTGGCTGGCTTTCTTGCCGCGCGGGGTCCAGTGGCTTCGCCTGCGTTGTACATTCGCAGCAGACTCCAACGGTTGCTGGTCCCTTACGTGATTGCGAGCGCGATTACCTTGTTGAGCGGATTCAGCGATGGTGGCGCGCGTAGCATTGGAGATGTGGTGTTTGCCCTGTTATTCGCCTCCGCCTGGGGGCCGTATTACTTTGTGTTTGTGCTTGTGGCTTTGGTTTTGGTTACACCCTTCATGTTGCGACTGCCCTTCCGGCTGCTTGTTGTTTTTTGCATCCTCTTGCTGGTCTGCACCTATTGGTTCGAACATTACCCGTTATTTGGCGTTCGTTCGCTTTTCTGGGCATTTAGAAATCCGCTACGCTGGGGCAGTTTTTACGTTGCCGGTATTGTCGCACGACCATGGTTAGAGAGGACGCAGATCTGGGCAGTTCCCCGCGTGCTGATGTGCGCCTTGTTGTTGTCGATGTCGGCGATTGCGCTACTCGGCCTTACTGTTCAGCTACCGACACTTTCCGCTTCCCGCGCCGTCGCCCAGCTCTCGCTCATTTGGGCAACGATTGTCGCACTGTTGGCTTGGGGCAGGTTGCTGCCACCAGTCGTGCCTATTTCCTGGCTGAGCGAAGCCTCCTACTCGATCTACCTCTATCATCTGTTTTTCGTTCGCGGCCTGTTGCCGCCAACCCCTCCGTGGCCCAGCGTCACTGTCAGAACTTTCGCATTCGGTGGCGCGCTGATGCTGTCGGTTGCCTTTGTTTGGTTGATTCGCCGCGCACTCGGCCCCAAGGCGCGCCTGTTATTCGGTTAA
- a CDS encoding Ig domain-containing protein encodes MLVYGGSPPYRLALADGVLPPGLHLNQDSGTLSGTPTAGGEFHFALAASDAVGEQIQASFALEISGAPERRRRQRSPTNQRPLRVRPSPSLRASATVAAIAP; translated from the coding sequence GTGCTTGTTTACGGTGGCTCTCCACCCTATCGACTCGCGCTCGCCGACGGTGTGCTTCCGCCCGGGCTTCACCTCAACCAAGACAGCGGAACGCTCTCGGGAACACCGACTGCGGGCGGCGAATTCCACTTCGCGCTCGCGGCTTCTGACGCTGTCGGCGAGCAAATTCAAGCGAGCTTCGCGCTTGAGATCAGCGGTGCGCCGGAGCGACGCCGACGCCAACGATCCCCAACGAACCAACGGCCACTCCGAGTCCGACCGTCGCCGTCGCTCCGTGCATCGGCGACTGTAGCGGCGATCGCTCCGTGA
- a CDS encoding SDR family oxidoreductase, producing the protein MKLSDRRALVTGAGSGLGRAIALRFANEGAHVAINDIYRDRAERVAEEIRSLGRETLVFVADVSDSVEVRAVFEELSTHWPRLDILVNNAGIVTLDPAAQQRLVAAQMERLAGAAPAQPLAITQSVSDMDWRRTLAVHLDGTFYCTREALKIMEAQRYGKIINMASVAGLGGLAGAAAYSAAKAGIIGLTKAVAREAIYAGVYVNAIAPGFIDTPLLEDLDPQLKRAIALQTPIGRFGTADEVAALALYLASDESSYTVGQVLSPNGGVYM; encoded by the coding sequence ATGAAGCTTTCTGACCGGCGGGCTCTGGTGACGGGCGCAGGCTCGGGCCTGGGCCGTGCGATCGCCCTGCGTTTTGCCAATGAAGGAGCACACGTGGCGATCAACGACATTTACCGCGACCGCGCCGAACGGGTTGCGGAAGAAATCCGTTCCTTGGGCAGAGAGACCCTGGTGTTCGTTGCCGACGTTTCCGATTCCGTCGAGGTCCGCGCCGTTTTCGAAGAACTCAGCACCCACTGGCCCAGGCTGGATATTCTGGTCAACAACGCCGGTATTGTCACGCTCGACCCGGCAGCGCAACAGCGGCTTGTGGCCGCGCAAATGGAGCGGCTTGCTGGCGCGGCGCCAGCGCAGCCGCTCGCGATCACGCAAAGCGTGTCCGACATGGATTGGCGCCGCACTCTCGCCGTGCACCTCGACGGCACCTTTTACTGCACCCGCGAGGCGCTGAAGATCATGGAGGCCCAGCGCTACGGCAAGATCATCAACATGGCTTCCGTTGCCGGGCTCGGTGGCCTGGCAGGAGCGGCAGCCTACTCTGCCGCCAAGGCTGGAATCATCGGCCTTACGAAAGCGGTAGCGCGGGAGGCGATTTATGCCGGCGTGTACGTGAATGCGATTGCCCCTGGATTTATCGACACGCCCCTCCTCGAGGACCTCGATCCGCAATTGAAGCGAGCCATTGCATTGCAAACGCCGATTGGCCGCTTCGGAACTGCCGACGAAGTTGCAGCGCTGGCGCTATATCTGGCAAGTGACGAATCGAGCTACACCGTCGGGCAAGTGCTGTCGCCCAATGGGGGCGTGTACATGTGA
- a CDS encoding nitroreductase family deazaflavin-dependent oxidoreductase: protein MSGAEWSRAVQGLRWVLPASNPLEQKDDDRLRGAVATKLQVLPQVLLERERFLSLLGKAAPLVHGRESGYTKRMHFPYFMRRVNRVFTNPLMRSIAWVVPPLAIVHHVGRKSGRPYRTPVVAFRTEKGFVIPLTYGRDVDWAQNLIKARRGLVEQLGRKHELVNPRIVGRDEAYRLLPPVVRSVLYAADLPGFVVLEFPRHR, encoded by the coding sequence TTGTCGGGTGCGGAGTGGAGCCGGGCAGTACAGGGACTCCGGTGGGTTTTGCCGGCCTCGAATCCGCTCGAACAGAAAGATGACGATCGCCTGAGGGGCGCCGTTGCGACAAAGCTGCAGGTGTTGCCGCAGGTTTTATTGGAGCGGGAGCGCTTCCTATCGCTGCTCGGGAAAGCCGCTCCTCTTGTGCACGGGCGCGAGTCGGGGTACACGAAGCGTATGCACTTTCCGTACTTCATGCGGCGAGTGAATCGGGTGTTCACGAATCCGCTCATGCGCTCGATTGCGTGGGTCGTGCCGCCGCTGGCAATCGTGCACCACGTGGGGCGAAAAAGCGGGCGGCCTTACCGCACGCCGGTGGTGGCTTTTCGCACGGAAAAGGGGTTCGTCATCCCGCTCACCTACGGGCGGGATGTGGATTGGGCGCAAAATCTCATAAAGGCGCGTCGCGGATTGGTAGAGCAACTCGGGCGGAAACACGAACTCGTCAACCCGCGCATCGTGGGGCGAGACGAGGCATATCGCTTGCTCCCGCCGGTGGTACGTTCGGTGTTGTACGCTGCTGATTTGCCCGGGTTCGTCGTACTGGAGTTTCCTCGGCACAGGTGA